One part of the Methylobacterium terrae genome encodes these proteins:
- a CDS encoding 3-keto-5-aminohexanoate cleavage protein: MTAIWIEAALNGPWGRERQPGIPITVAEVVADGLAAVAEGAAIVHVHAYDPRTGRQNDAWETYARIIEGIRAKCDAIVYPTIPLAGSGYAASASVRYAHTEELARRGLIEWAVCDPGSTTFLRYDEVSGEDSGFIYQNPMPDIREGLRIARTHRIRPGYAVYEPGFTRLGAALAALEPRPPVPVYRFMFSDEFAWGFPPREAYLDAHLTLLAECAPGAPWMVAGLGVDILPLVPAAVSRGGHVRVGLEDAPWGSAQGNRAWVAAARRAIEAAGGAVVGAEAVRRDLAGRDGAG; encoded by the coding sequence ATGACGGCGATCTGGATCGAGGCGGCCCTGAACGGGCCGTGGGGGCGCGAGCGCCAGCCCGGCATCCCGATCACCGTCGCCGAGGTCGTGGCCGACGGGCTCGCCGCGGTCGCGGAAGGCGCGGCGATCGTCCACGTCCACGCCTACGACCCGCGGACCGGGCGCCAGAACGATGCCTGGGAGACCTATGCCCGCATCATCGAGGGCATCCGCGCCAAGTGCGACGCGATCGTCTACCCGACGATCCCGCTCGCCGGCTCAGGCTACGCCGCGAGCGCTTCGGTCCGCTACGCCCACACCGAGGAACTCGCCCGGCGCGGCCTGATTGAGTGGGCGGTGTGCGACCCGGGCTCGACCACCTTCCTGCGCTACGACGAGGTGTCGGGCGAGGACAGCGGCTTCATCTACCAGAATCCGATGCCCGACATCCGCGAGGGCCTGCGCATCGCCCGCACCCATCGGATCCGGCCGGGCTACGCCGTCTACGAGCCGGGCTTCACCCGCCTCGGCGCGGCGCTGGCGGCCCTGGAGCCGCGCCCGCCGGTGCCGGTCTACCGCTTCATGTTCTCGGACGAGTTCGCCTGGGGATTCCCGCCGCGGGAGGCCTATCTCGACGCGCATCTGACGCTGCTCGCCGAGTGCGCGCCGGGCGCGCCCTGGATGGTGGCGGGCCTCGGCGTCGACATCCTGCCGCTGGTCCCGGCGGCGGTCTCCCGCGGGGGCCACGTGCGCGTGGGCCTCGAGGATGCGCCGTGGGGCTCCGCGCAGGGCAACCGGGCCTGGGTCGCGGCGGCGCGCCGGGCGATCGAGGCGGCGGGCGGGGCGGTGGTAGGGGCGGAGGCGGTGCGGCGGGATCTGGCGGGGCGGGACGGGGCGGGCTGA